A DNA window from Haliovirga abyssi contains the following coding sequences:
- a CDS encoding PTS sugar transporter subunit IIA yields MLKYVKVKSILVENGSVGKDEIIKKLINSIYENEDIIINKDNFLKKIFEREVMGTTGIGKGVAVPHARCEDLKDIVLAIGVLKRAIEFNTPDDEKVNIIILVGAPKDKNTEYLNLLSSISKAFRNRAFRDSIIESETEGDIIENIANFFEG; encoded by the coding sequence ATGTTAAAATATGTTAAGGTAAAATCAATTTTAGTTGAGAATGGTTCTGTAGGAAAAGATGAAATAATAAAAAAATTAATAAACTCAATTTATGAAAATGAAGATATTATAATTAACAAAGATAATTTTTTAAAGAAGATATTTGAAAGAGAAGTTATGGGAACCACAGGAATTGGAAAAGGAGTAGCAGTGCCTCATGCAAGATGTGAAGATTTAAAGGATATAGTTCTTGCAATAGGAGTTTTAAAAAGGGCTATTGAATTTAATACTCCTGATGATGAAAAAGTAAATATTATAATTTTAGTTGGAGCACCAAAAGATAAAAATACAGAATATCTAAATTTATTATCATCTATTTCAAAAGCATTTAGAAATAGAGCGTTTAGGGATTCTATAATTGAATCAGAAACAGAAGGAGATATAATAGAAAATATAGCAAATTTTTTTGAAGGGTAA
- a CDS encoding KpsF/GutQ family sugar-phosphate isomerase, with the protein MRCNVNILKEGKKVFELEIEELNNVKDKMDNEFERAVNEIYNCKGKVILTGIGKSGLIAKKIAATLSSTGTQSIFMHSAEGIHGDLGVVRKEDLVIAISNSGNSEEVIAIMPAIKKIGAKIIGMTGNKKSYVGKNADIALDIGVKKEACPLNLAPTSSTTATLVMGDAISTVLIKMKGFKEENFALYHPGGSLGKRLLLTVEDLMHSGKELPILNLDEKIEKIILELTNKKMGAVCVVQSGEFKGIITEGDIRRALMQRDSFFKFTAKDIMNSNPISVNKDMMAIEALKIMENRESQISVLPVVESKKIVGIIRIHDLIGKVK; encoded by the coding sequence ATGAGGTGTAATGTGAATATATTAAAAGAAGGCAAAAAAGTTTTTGAATTAGAAATAGAAGAACTTAATAATGTAAAAGATAAAATGGATAATGAATTTGAAAGAGCAGTAAATGAAATTTATAATTGTAAAGGAAAAGTTATATTGACTGGAATAGGAAAATCAGGTTTAATTGCTAAAAAAATAGCAGCTACACTGTCATCAACAGGGACTCAATCTATATTTATGCATTCAGCAGAAGGAATTCATGGGGATTTAGGAGTTGTTAGAAAAGAGGATTTAGTAATTGCAATCTCAAATAGTGGGAATAGTGAAGAAGTTATAGCAATAATGCCGGCAATAAAAAAAATAGGTGCTAAAATTATAGGAATGACAGGAAATAAAAAATCTTATGTTGGTAAAAATGCAGACATAGCATTAGATATTGGAGTAAAAAAAGAGGCGTGCCCTCTTAATTTAGCACCAACATCATCAACTACAGCAACACTTGTTATGGGAGATGCTATATCTACAGTTTTAATTAAAATGAAAGGCTTCAAAGAAGAAAATTTTGCATTATATCATCCAGGAGGCAGTTTAGGAAAAAGACTTTTATTAACAGTTGAAGATTTGATGCATTCTGGAAAAGAGTTGCCTATATTAAATTTAGATGAAAAAATAGAAAAAATCATTTTAGAATTGACAAATAAAAAAATGGGAGCAGTTTGTGTAGTGCAAAGTGGAGAATTCAAAGGGATAATAACAGAGGGAGATATTAGAAGAGCTTTGATGCAAAGGGATAGTTTTTTTAAATTTACTGCAAAAGATATAATGAATTCTAATCCAATATCAGTAAATAAAGATATGATGGCTATTGAAGCACTGAAAATAATGGAAAATAGAGAGAGTCAAATATCTGTTTTACCAGTGGTGGAAAGCAAAAAAATAGTTGGAATAATTAGAATTCATGATCTAATTGGTAAGGTGAAATAA
- a CDS encoding alpha-amylase family glycosyl hydrolase: MRKIRISVLILMLSLISFGCINKEVNKDENSNQNSNQNSNQNSNQNSNQNNLEVKETNDLVVDWAKNAVFYEVFVRSFYDGNGDGIGDFKGLKDKISYFKELGVNALWLMPITKSPSYHGYDTTDYYETEPDYGTLTEFHDFLKAAHKNGIKVIMDLVANHTSIDNKWFLESQKTESNKYTNYYVWATEYDALNEKEHWYLLNNKYYYAIFWSGMPDLNYRNEAVKTEMKNIAKFWIDPNKDGDLSDGVDGFRLDAAMHIDKDANITHNWWREFNRTVKSINKNAFIVGENWTNEKNIAPFYKDMDSSFDFPIHGKLITFANGEYVDIVGKLKNIRDTYKQANSNFTDSTFLTNHDMGRVASDLGNNIGKEKLAAAALLTLPGTPFIYYGEELGQLGKGEDDNKREPFDWYRSASGTGMTDMSKGGFFNPMIYTKANDNISYEEEKDNSESLFNWYKKLIKIRKENSIFVTGDYNVVNLGSSLYAYTIEDINVGYKLLVVDNKMDTAQELEVTNNTTELISGGDFIIGNKLKINGYGTKIFKYNDSLPVKISDEAETYKIKLHYNRRNGDYDGWGLHLWGGAVSAETDWLKPKMSDGIDDFGAYFDISVIDKSQPLNYIPHNGDKKDLDIDRRFPDLEKYSEFWIYKGDKNTYVSNNESDIKNIEITPNAEQIVERGETISFNANAKDINGEYVYSKNISFEVEAGDGAGTVDTNGKFTATEIGNVKIRAKLGDKYSDYINIKIIAPEAKKITYNDIVYNGKGEVIDSSSPINYVYNDPLGSILVSEPKERSFNADGFFRIKGSSTYKDDYQFLRIQLIKGDYKLKDYTNTDDFANSVSNAKEQTEYWVKDTFKKNIWLRFGKGEYTLFVYKTQLSNNNLNYTGDIGIDSGIGYSYWVPIYEFHIINTRDEDGKFYYPSDPLESDSLIIKNKALELTNGVTNTKDKIKKINDFVVNSLTYDFDSLEDGKRKKQDAITCMNTGLAVCEGYTSLFDALLRASGIKAKAISGYGIESDGSKAAHAWSEVYVAEEDKWYFVDTTWDDYKDMTSYAYYMLDETPKDHEKLGERIYRNNMKKTGEYSRYDYLNMTY, from the coding sequence ATGAGAAAAATAAGAATAAGTGTTTTAATTTTAATGTTGAGTTTAATTTCTTTTGGATGTATTAATAAGGAAGTTAATAAGGATGAAAATAGTAATCAAAATAGTAATCAAAATAGTAATCAAAATAGTAATCAAAATAGTAATCAAAATAATTTGGAAGTTAAAGAAACAAATGATTTAGTAGTAGATTGGGCTAAGAATGCCGTGTTTTATGAGGTATTTGTGAGAAGCTTTTATGATGGGAATGGAGATGGAATAGGGGATTTTAAAGGTTTGAAAGATAAAATAAGCTATTTTAAAGAACTTGGAGTGAATGCATTATGGCTTATGCCAATAACAAAATCTCCAAGTTATCATGGATATGATACAACTGATTATTATGAAACAGAGCCAGATTATGGTACTTTGACTGAATTTCATGATTTCTTAAAAGCAGCTCATAAAAATGGGATAAAAGTAATAATGGATTTAGTAGCTAACCATACTTCAATAGATAATAAATGGTTTTTAGAATCTCAAAAGACAGAATCGAATAAATATACAAATTATTATGTATGGGCTACGGAATATGATGCTCTAAACGAAAAAGAACATTGGTATCTTCTAAACAATAAATATTATTATGCTATATTTTGGAGTGGGATGCCTGATTTGAATTATAGAAATGAAGCTGTAAAAACTGAAATGAAAAATATAGCTAAGTTTTGGATTGATCCTAATAAAGATGGAGACTTATCAGATGGTGTAGATGGATTTAGACTTGATGCGGCTATGCATATAGATAAAGATGCAAATATTACACATAACTGGTGGAGAGAATTTAATAGGACGGTAAAATCAATTAATAAAAATGCTTTTATAGTTGGAGAAAATTGGACTAATGAGAAAAATATTGCGCCATTTTATAAAGATATGGATTCATCTTTTGATTTTCCTATTCATGGTAAATTAATAACGTTTGCAAATGGAGAATATGTAGATATAGTCGGAAAATTAAAAAATATAAGAGATACATATAAACAAGCTAATAGTAATTTTACAGATTCTACATTTTTAACAAATCATGATATGGGTAGAGTTGCAAGTGATTTAGGTAATAATATTGGAAAAGAAAAATTAGCAGCAGCGGCTTTATTAACATTACCTGGAACTCCATTTATTTATTATGGAGAAGAATTAGGGCAATTGGGAAAAGGAGAAGATGATAACAAAAGAGAACCTTTTGATTGGTATAGATCAGCTAGCGGAACAGGTATGACCGATATGTCAAAAGGTGGATTTTTTAATCCAATGATATATACAAAAGCTAATGATAATATATCTTATGAAGAGGAAAAAGATAATTCTGAAAGTTTGTTTAATTGGTATAAAAAATTAATAAAAATAAGAAAAGAAAACTCAATTTTTGTAACAGGAGATTATAACGTTGTGAATTTAGGAAGTAGTTTATATGCTTATACAATTGAAGATATAAATGTTGGATATAAATTATTAGTTGTAGACAATAAAATGGATACAGCTCAAGAGTTAGAAGTAACAAATAACACGACAGAGTTAATAAGTGGTGGAGATTTTATAATTGGAAATAAACTCAAAATAAATGGGTATGGAACTAAGATATTTAAATATAATGATAGTTTACCTGTAAAAATTTCAGATGAAGCAGAAACGTATAAAATAAAACTCCATTATAATAGACGTAATGGAGATTATGATGGATGGGGCCTTCATTTGTGGGGAGGAGCAGTAAGTGCAGAAACAGATTGGCTAAAACCTAAAATGTCAGATGGAATTGATGATTTTGGAGCATATTTTGACATATCGGTAATAGATAAAAGTCAACCCTTAAATTATATACCTCATAATGGTGATAAAAAGGATTTAGATATAGATAGAAGATTTCCAGATTTAGAAAAATATAGTGAATTTTGGATATATAAAGGAGATAAAAATACATATGTTTCAAATAACGAAAGCGATATAAAAAATATTGAGATAACTCCAAATGCTGAGCAAATAGTAGAGAGAGGAGAAACAATTTCTTTTAATGCAAATGCGAAAGATATAAATGGAGAATATGTATATAGCAAAAATATAAGTTTTGAGGTTGAAGCTGGAGATGGAGCTGGGACAGTAGATACAAATGGAAAATTTACAGCAACTGAAATAGGAAATGTAAAAATTAGAGCTAAGTTAGGAGATAAATATTCTGATTATATAAATATAAAAATTATAGCTCCTGAAGCAAAAAAAATAACATATAATGATATAGTATATAATGGAAAAGGTGAAGTTATAGATAGTTCTTCACCAATAAATTATGTTTATAATGATCCTTTAGGAAGCATATTAGTAAGTGAACCAAAAGAAAGAAGTTTTAATGCTGATGGATTTTTCAGGATAAAAGGGAGTTCAACTTATAAAGATGATTATCAATTTTTAAGAATTCAATTGATAAAAGGTGATTATAAATTAAAAGATTATACTAATACTGATGATTTTGCTAATTCAGTATCTAATGCAAAAGAGCAAACTGAATATTGGGTAAAAGATACATTTAAAAAAAATATATGGCTTAGATTTGGGAAAGGAGAATATACATTGTTTGTTTATAAAACTCAATTATCTAATAATAATTTGAATTATACAGGTGATATAGGAATAGATAGTGGAATAGGATATAGTTATTGGGTACCAATTTATGAATTTCATATAATAAATACAAGAGATGAAGATGGTAAATTTTATTATCCTTCAGATCCATTAGAGTCAGATAGTTTAATTATAAAAAATAAAGCATTAGAATTAACAAATGGGGTAACTAACACTAAAGATAAAATAAAAAAAATTAATGATTTTGTAGTAAACAGTTTAACATATGATTTTGATTCTTTAGAAGATGGAAAAAGAAAAAAACAAGATGCGATAACTTGTATGAATACAGGATTAGCTGTATGCGAGGGATATACTTCGCTGTTTGATGCCTTATTAAGAGCAAGTGGAATAAAAGCTAAAGCAATAAGTGGATATGGAATAGAAAGTGATGGTTCTAAAGCTGCTCATGCTTGGTCAGAAGTATATGTAGCAGAAGAGGACAAATGGTATTTTGTGGACACCACTTGGGATGACTATAAAGATATGACCTCATATGCATATTATATGTTAGACGAGACTCCAAAAGATCATGAAAAATTAGGAGAAAGAATATATAGAAATAATATGAAGAAGACGGGGGAATATTCGAGGTATGATTATTTGAATATGACATATTAG
- a CDS encoding substrate-binding periplasmic protein, whose product MKLKIILIICFLISFEISLSEGVLVVTENFPPYNYEENGGVKGISTEILKEILKKADINYKIKVYPWARAYNMAETQKNILIYSILHTKKRENKFKWGGELIKTQSSLIKLKSRKDIVVKKLEDAKKYQIGVRLEDAGHQYLKSKKFKKFEYTNKGGLNILKLYYSRIDLMLYDVSSFKYWVLKKYGKKYNFSINDFEIAYTIDDLSVGLEFAFSKKTDDKIVEKCKKAFKEIKENGIYEKILKKYKIKK is encoded by the coding sequence ATGAAATTAAAAATAATATTAATTATATGTTTTTTAATTAGTTTTGAAATTAGTTTATCTGAAGGTGTATTAGTTGTAACAGAAAATTTTCCCCCATATAATTATGAAGAAAATGGGGGAGTTAAAGGGATATCTACTGAAATATTAAAAGAAATATTAAAAAAAGCAGATATAAATTATAAAATAAAAGTATATCCTTGGGCGAGAGCATATAACATGGCAGAAACTCAAAAAAATATATTAATTTATTCGATTTTACACACTAAAAAAAGAGAAAATAAATTTAAATGGGGAGGTGAATTAATAAAAACTCAATCTAGTTTGATAAAGCTAAAAAGCAGAAAAGATATTGTTGTTAAAAAATTAGAAGATGCTAAGAAATATCAAATAGGAGTGAGATTAGAAGATGCTGGGCATCAATATTTAAAATCTAAAAAATTTAAAAAGTTTGAATATACAAATAAAGGAGGATTGAATATATTAAAATTATATTATTCTAGAATAGATTTGATGTTATATGATGTTTCTTCTTTTAAATACTGGGTTTTAAAAAAATATGGGAAAAAATATAATTTTTCGATTAATGATTTTGAAATTGCATATACTATAGATGATTTATCAGTAGGTCTTGAATTTGCATTTAGTAAAAAAACAGATGATAAAATAGTAGAAAAATGTAAAAAAGCTTTTAAAGAAATAAAGGAAAATGGGATATATGAAAAAATATTAAAAAAATATAAAATAAAAAAATAG
- the kdsA gene encoding 3-deoxy-8-phosphooctulonate synthase produces MLISKVKEIKISENVKIGGQKHFTLIAGPCVIESEELVLEVAGKIKDITTKLGIDYIFKASFDKANRSSIHSFRGPGVDKGLEILQKVKDKFNIPVITDIHEPWQAEKVAEVADILQIPAFLCRQTDLLIAAAKTGKPISVKKGQFLAPWDMKNVVKKLEESENKNIMLTERGAMFGYNNMVVDMRSLMEMRKFGYPIIFDATHSVQKPGGQGDTTGGDREYVYPLMRAALAIGVDAIFAEVHPDPDNAKSDGPNMLRLDDLEDILIKSLEIDKIIKEL; encoded by the coding sequence ATGTTAATATCAAAAGTTAAAGAAATAAAAATTTCAGAAAATGTAAAGATTGGTGGTCAAAAACATTTTACATTAATTGCAGGACCTTGTGTAATAGAATCAGAAGAATTAGTATTAGAGGTTGCTGGAAAAATAAAAGATATAACAACAAAACTTGGAATAGATTATATATTTAAAGCTTCATTTGATAAAGCTAATAGAAGTTCAATACATTCATTTAGAGGACCAGGTGTAGATAAAGGATTGGAAATTTTACAAAAAGTTAAAGATAAATTTAATATTCCTGTAATTACAGATATTCATGAACCTTGGCAAGCAGAAAAAGTAGCAGAAGTGGCAGATATATTACAAATACCAGCTTTTTTATGTAGACAGACAGATCTGTTAATTGCAGCAGCAAAAACAGGAAAACCAATAAGTGTGAAAAAAGGGCAATTTTTAGCACCTTGGGATATGAAAAATGTAGTGAAAAAATTAGAAGAATCAGAAAATAAAAACATAATGCTTACAGAAAGAGGAGCTATGTTTGGATATAATAATATGGTAGTGGATATGAGAAGCCTTATGGAAATGAGAAAATTTGGATATCCTATTATTTTTGATGCGACACATTCAGTACAAAAACCTGGTGGACAAGGAGATACTACAGGTGGAGATAGAGAATATGTTTATCCGTTAATGAGAGCAGCTCTTGCAATAGGAGTTGATGCTATATTTGCAGAAGTACATCCAGATCCAGATAATGCAAAATCAGATGGACCAAATATGTTAAGATTGGATGATTTAGAAGATATATTAATAAAATCATTGGAGATAGACAAAATAATAAAAGAGTTATAA
- a CDS encoding DUF1858 domain-containing protein: MAKVTTDMNILEAVQKYPEINGVFAKYGLGCIGCMVAAGESIGEGISAHGLNADVIVDEINEILGDE; this comes from the coding sequence ATGGCAAAAGTAACTACAGATATGAATATTTTAGAGGCAGTACAAAAATATCCTGAAATAAATGGAGTTTTCGCAAAATATGGATTAGGATGTATAGGATGTATGGTAGCAGCAGGAGAATCAATAGGAGAAGGAATTAGTGCTCATGGTTTGAATGCGGATGTAATAGTTGATGAAATTAATGAAATTTTAGGAGATGAATAA
- a CDS encoding DUF6873 family GME fold protein gives MNNYVIIDGRFKSIGEELKKYGFNVILTKKNMKVYDAISFHPDIQLFVDEEEKKIFVDKQFYEYYAKRIKGYEIIEGEAVEGGYPNSAKYNAVKFEKKVVHNFKYTEKNILKHIEKKKYKKIDVKQGYTNCNIINLKDKLITEDNGIYKNLKNRGEKILKLNKVEVDLIGMNYGFIGGATGFFENKLFFTGEIKKNPYYIKIKEFVGNNVEMVSLNLGRLQDVGTIIFMRGN, from the coding sequence TTGAATAATTATGTAATAATTGATGGTAGATTTAAATCTATTGGGGAAGAATTGAAAAAATATGGATTTAATGTTATACTTACTAAAAAAAACATGAAAGTATATGATGCTATATCTTTTCATCCTGATATACAACTCTTTGTAGATGAAGAAGAAAAGAAAATATTTGTAGATAAACAATTTTATGAATATTATGCTAAAAGGATAAAAGGTTATGAGATTATTGAAGGGGAAGCTGTAGAAGGTGGATATCCTAATAGTGCAAAATATAATGCAGTTAAATTTGAAAAGAAAGTAGTACATAATTTTAAATATACTGAAAAAAATATATTAAAGCATATTGAAAAGAAAAAATATAAAAAAATAGATGTAAAGCAAGGATATACAAATTGTAATATAATTAATTTAAAAGACAAATTAATTACAGAAGATAATGGTATCTATAAAAATTTAAAAAATAGAGGAGAAAAGATATTAAAATTAAATAAAGTGGAAGTAGATTTAATAGGAATGAACTATGGATTTATTGGAGGAGCAACAGGATTTTTTGAAAATAAACTTTTTTTTACAGGTGAAATAAAAAAGAATCCTTACTATATAAAAATAAAAGAATTTGTTGGAAATAATGTGGAAATGGTTTCTCTTAATTTAGGGAGATTACAGGATGTAGGTACAATTATTTTTATGAGGGGGAATTGA
- a CDS encoding aldo/keto reductase translates to MIYRKLGKTDLELSLIGYGGWQLGEHGWGKWDINSAAKLLEICYENGINFYDTAPIYGFGKSEERIGEIFKGAREKIVIATKFGLVWNDTKWISHDLSRSSILREVELSLKRLKTDYIDIYQVHWLDSKTPLEELFETLNYLKKNGVIKHIGVCNFDIKNLEKSLKFSEIVSIQNQYNMLQTEVEKNILPFCKENNISFIPYSPLAQGLLTGGIDENFKLSKKDARKFNPLFNDKIKFSDSINFVKKLKKPVSKTALDYLIKREEVVSVIVGSRKVEHLLENLKVLENY, encoded by the coding sequence ATGATATATAGAAAATTAGGAAAAACTGATTTAGAATTATCTTTAATAGGATATGGAGGATGGCAGTTAGGAGAGCATGGATGGGGAAAATGGGATATAAATAGTGCTGCAAAATTATTAGAAATATGTTATGAAAATGGAATTAACTTTTATGATACAGCTCCAATTTATGGATTTGGTAAATCTGAAGAAAGAATAGGAGAAATATTTAAAGGAGCAAGAGAAAAAATTGTAATTGCAACAAAATTTGGATTAGTATGGAATGATACAAAATGGATATCTCATGATTTATCTAGGAGCTCCATTTTGAGAGAAGTGGAATTAAGTCTTAAAAGATTAAAAACTGATTATATAGATATTTATCAAGTACATTGGCTAGATAGTAAAACACCTTTAGAAGAACTATTTGAAACTTTAAATTATTTAAAGAAAAATGGAGTAATAAAACATATTGGCGTATGTAATTTTGATATAAAAAATTTAGAGAAATCTTTAAAATTTTCTGAAATAGTATCTATTCAAAATCAATATAATATGTTACAAACAGAAGTAGAAAAAAATATTTTACCATTTTGTAAAGAAAATAATATAAGTTTTATTCCATATAGTCCATTAGCACAAGGATTGCTTACTGGGGGAATAGACGAAAATTTTAAACTTAGTAAAAAGGATGCAAGAAAGTTTAATCCTTTATTTAACGATAAAATAAAATTTAGTGATTCTATAAATTTTGTGAAAAAATTAAAAAAGCCAGTTAGTAAGACTGCATTAGATTATTTAATAAAAAGGGAGGAAGTAGTTTCTGTCATAGTAGGTTCAAGGAAAGTGGAACATTTATTGGAAAATTTAAAAGTGTTGGAGAATTATTAA
- the lpxK gene encoding tetraacyldisaccharide 4'-kinase — MKFLSYIYKFIINFRNYLYKINILKSKGIDGVKIICIGNITVGGTGKTPTVQYLVKKMKKNHKIAIVLRGYKGKRKVDPLIISNREKIIAKLYESGEEAYFHAKTMKNIPVIVGKNRYEACKLAVDKFEVDTIILDDGFQHLKLKRDENIILIDATNPFGNGYMLPYGILREPLEGLERADKFIITKSNLVDENKINLIKKELEKYNKDILLAKHSAKYIYDLKLEKRKLDFIKGKSILLVSGLGNPKSFENTVMEFDPKKIKRVDYPDHYSYNIEDIKGITEIKNKENFDIILTTEKDFIKFPLEDIENDVVIRKEKEKIFVLKIEFETV, encoded by the coding sequence ATGAAATTTTTATCATATATTTATAAATTTATAATAAATTTTAGAAATTATTTATATAAAATTAATATATTAAAATCTAAAGGAATAGATGGTGTAAAAATAATTTGTATTGGGAATATAACAGTTGGTGGAACAGGAAAAACTCCAACAGTTCAATACTTAGTTAAAAAAATGAAAAAAAACCATAAAATAGCAATAGTATTAAGGGGATATAAAGGAAAAAGAAAAGTCGATCCATTAATTATAAGTAATAGAGAAAAAATAATTGCTAAATTGTATGAGTCTGGAGAAGAAGCTTATTTCCATGCAAAAACTATGAAAAATATTCCAGTTATAGTTGGAAAAAATAGATATGAAGCATGTAAATTGGCAGTTGATAAATTTGAAGTGGATACAATAATTTTAGATGATGGATTTCAACATTTGAAATTAAAAAGAGATGAAAATATAATTTTAATAGATGCAACTAACCCTTTTGGGAATGGATATATGTTGCCATATGGTATATTAAGAGAGCCGTTAGAAGGATTAGAAAGAGCTGACAAATTTATAATAACAAAATCAAATCTTGTAGATGAAAATAAAATTAATTTAATAAAAAAAGAGTTAGAGAAATATAATAAAGATATATTATTAGCAAAACATAGTGCTAAATATATATATGATTTGAAATTAGAAAAACGAAAATTGGATTTTATAAAAGGTAAATCAATTTTATTAGTATCTGGATTAGGGAATCCAAAATCTTTTGAAAATACAGTTATGGAATTTGATCCTAAAAAGATAAAAAGAGTTGATTATCCAGATCATTATAGTTATAATATTGAGGATATAAAAGGTATTACAGAGATAAAAAATAAAGAAAATTTTGATATTATTTTAACTACTGAAAAAGATTTTATAAAATTTCCGTTAGAGGATATTGAGAATGATGTAGTAATAAGAAAAGAGAAAGAAAAAATTTTTGTGTTAAAAATAGAATTTGAAACAGTATAA
- the nadD gene encoding nicotinate-nucleotide adenylyltransferase, with amino-acid sequence MKDLKKKKIGIYGGSFNPIHMGHLILAEWIKDRYDLDEIWFIPVGIPSHRENNLVNWELRYKMVKESIKDNPKFKVLDIEIKKDVTSYTIDTLVELKKRYPDYKFYEIIGEDSAEYLDKWKDIEKLLTMCKFIVVNRKGYNFKNIYGEKVKIISSPIIEISATEIREKIKNGKSIKYLVNENVLDIIKKEKIYK; translated from the coding sequence ATGAAAGATTTAAAAAAAAAGAAAATAGGTATTTATGGTGGAAGTTTTAATCCAATTCATATGGGGCATCTAATTTTAGCGGAATGGATAAAAGATAGATATGATTTAGACGAAATATGGTTTATTCCAGTTGGAATCCCATCTCATAGAGAAAATAATTTAGTGAATTGGGAATTACGATATAAAATGGTAAAAGAATCAATTAAAGATAATCCTAAATTTAAAGTTTTAGATATTGAAATAAAAAAAGATGTAACTTCCTATACAATAGACACTTTAGTAGAATTAAAAAAAAGATATCCAGATTATAAGTTTTACGAAATAATAGGAGAAGATTCTGCCGAATATTTAGATAAGTGGAAAGATATAGAAAAACTTTTAACAATGTGTAAATTTATTGTAGTAAATAGAAAAGGATATAATTTTAAAAATATTTATGGTGAGAAAGTGAAAATCATATCATCACCAATAATTGAAATATCAGCAACAGAAATAAGAGAGAAAATAAAAAATGGGAAATCTATAAAATATTTAGTAAATGAGAATGTATTAGATATTATAAAAAAAGAAAAAATATACAAATGA
- a CDS encoding lysophospholipid acyltransferase family protein, whose product MSKLEEMKEEKSYRKYKRYGKILYFISKIINRTINMKVIIESDDYNEKNNYLYGFWHGSIFLPMVNMTKNGKKIANLVSPSKDGEIIATMLEMYGYELVRGSSNKNNVRSLVKLIKMVKNGYSGGFAVDGPRGPIYKVKQGIVYTAQKTGIEIVPLAGVFKNKWRFNSWDSFQFPKPFTKAIYIIGKPIKIEKDISVEEGIKLVEERLIELNKKADMMS is encoded by the coding sequence ATGTCAAAACTAGAAGAAATGAAAGAAGAAAAATCATATAGAAAATATAAAAGATATGGAAAAATATTATATTTTATAAGTAAAATTATAAACAGAACGATAAATATGAAAGTGATTATTGAAAGTGATGATTATAATGAAAAAAACAATTACTTATATGGGTTTTGGCATGGTAGTATATTTTTACCAATGGTAAATATGACTAAAAATGGAAAAAAAATCGCTAATTTAGTTAGTCCTTCAAAAGATGGCGAAATAATTGCTACTATGCTTGAAATGTATGGGTATGAATTAGTAAGAGGGTCATCAAATAAAAACAATGTAAGAAGCTTAGTAAAATTAATAAAAATGGTAAAGAATGGTTATAGTGGTGGATTTGCAGTAGATGGGCCAAGAGGCCCTATATATAAAGTCAAACAGGGAATAGTATATACAGCTCAAAAAACTGGAATAGAAATTGTTCCATTAGCAGGTGTTTTTAAAAACAAATGGAGATTTAATTCTTGGGATAGTTTTCAATTTCCAAAACCATTTACAAAGGCAATATATATAATAGGGAAGCCGATTAAAATAGAAAAAGATATTTCTGTTGAAGAAGGAATAAAATTAGTAGAAGAAAGATTAATTGAATTAAATAAAAAAGCTGATATGAT